The following are encoded together in the Citrus sinensis cultivar Valencia sweet orange chromosome 1, DVS_A1.0, whole genome shotgun sequence genome:
- the LOC102614395 gene encoding uncharacterized protein LOC102614395, producing MSSTILAPFQLLELNIISAQDLAPVSRSMRAYAVAWVHPNRKLSTRVDAHGRNNPTWNDKFVFRVDEDFLHNDTSAVMIEIFALHWFRDMHVGTVRVLVGNLIPPPTRSLHHSHRSFGMRFVALQVRRPSGRPQGILNIGVALLDSSMRSMPLYTALSSALGYRHLMGEEDIFTKNTSTVASTNQNNISTLLGKPDLRRTKSDSSSMIGSEIARKSRIRRENGNGKASSVVGGSELSGKGNNKGSSKGSSVFSGSDIFKKPNNKVANSTLSTFSGSDLRKDQPGREGAGKVRSLVNGIETVNQVGSPTKGKIGNPGSMNSGSDGSDPPRKVDPSPKAISPRKPFARDQGYEFVHPNKLKLYKNVQPVITESELGPSPSEVAAAKAKEKLLKQTNDEESSVMMAWDMDSSVEGLQSKLERWRAELPPLYDSSFPSSSAGGGGGGGTTARHSRRHTDGGSGPGLFSCFSNICGCECSIVCGSSSSSKTNKKKSGSSGRLIRSPSINNDSSFF from the coding sequence ATGTCTTCCACAATTCTTGCACCCTTTCAGCTCTTGGAGCTGAACATCATCTCCGCACAAGACCTCGCCCCAGTGTCCCGCTCGATGCGGGCCTACGCCGTCGCCTGGGTCCACCCGAACCGGAAACTCTCGACGCGGGTCGACGCGCACGGCCGCAACAACCCCACTTGGAATGATAAGTTTGTATTCCGTGTTGACGAAGATTTCCTTCACAATGATACCTCGGCTGTGATGATTGAGATATTTGCTTTGCATTGGTTCCGTGACATGCACGTTGGGACAGTACGTGTTTTAGTGGGCAATTTAATCCCTCCCCCGACAAGATCCCTCCACCACTCCCACAGGAGTTTCGGTATGAGATTTGTTGCACTTCAAGTTCGCCGTCCGTCGGGAAGACCTCAAGGGATCTTGAACATCGGCGTCGCGCTTCTCGATAGCTCCATGCGTAGCATGCCCTTGTACACAGCGCTCAGCTCAGCACTTGGATATCGCCATTTGATGGGCGAAGAGGATATTTTTACCAAGAACACTAGCACCGTTGCTAGTACTAATCAAAACAATATTTCAACACTCCTCGGGAAACCTGACCTTCGCCGTACCAAAAGTGATTCGAGTTCAATGATCGGGTCGGAAATCGCCCGAAAATCCAGGATCCGAAGAGAAAATGGCAATGGGAAAGCTAGTTCGGTGGTCGGCGGTTCGGAACTCAGCGGGAAGGGGAACAATAAAGGAAGCTCAAAAGGTAGCTCCGTTTTCAGCGGATCGGATATTTTCAAGAAACCGAACAACAAGGTTGCTAATTCCACTTTAAGCACTTTTAGCGGGTCGGATCTAAGGAAAGATCAGCCCGGTAGGGAGGGCGCGGGAAAAGTTCGTTCGTTGGTTAACGGTATTGAGACTGTAAATCAGGTGGGCTCCCCAACCAAGGGTAAAATTGGAAACCCAGGTTCGATGAATAGCGGGTCGGACGGTTCGGACCCGCCCAGGAAAGTGGACCCATCACCGAAAGCGATATCGCCGCGGAAGCCGTTCGCACGTGACCAAGGGTACGAGTTTGTGCACCCTAATAAATTGAAACTGTACAAAAACGTCCAGCCGGTGATAACCGAATCGGAGCTCGGTCCGTCGCCGTCGGAGGTGGCGGCGGCGAAGGCGAAGGAGAAGCTTCTGAAGCAAACGAATGACGAAGAGAGCTCCGTTATGATGGCGTGGGATATGGACAGCAGCGTAGAGGGATTGCAATCGAAATTGGAGCGCTGGAGGGCCGAGCTTCCGCCGTTGTACGACTCAAGTTTTCCGTCGAGCAGCGCCGGCGGAGGAGGTGGTGGCGGTACGACTGCCAGGCACAGCAGGAGACACACCGACGGTGGAAGTGGGCCCGGTTTGTTCTCGTGTTTTAGTAATATTTGCGGTTGTGAGTGCTCCATTGTTTGTGGATCGAGTAGTTCGAGTAAAAcgaataaaaagaaatcagGCAGCAGCGGGCGTTTGATTCGGAGTCCGTCGATAAACAATGATTCGAGCTTCTTTTAA